The genomic stretch CACGGGCGTGAGCTTTACGTCGTGCAGGTCGGTGGCGTTCACGGCGTACACCAGAAGCCCGGTGCGTCCCTGGCGGTTCCAATCCAGCAGCATCTTCAGATCGCCTGTCTGCCCGAATGCAACCGTTCCGCAGTCGCACGGCAGTTCCACGGTGCCGCGCTGCGCGGCCCGTACAGCCAGTCCGAACTGGCGGTCCTCCGTCCCGACCAGGGCATACAGCGTGCCGTCCGGGCCCGGCACGGCCAGCCGCGTACGTGAGGCATGCGGGCCATCGTCTGCACTGGAATGCACGGTGGGCACCTCACCCGAACCAGACACGCGCGCCAGCTGGTGTTCGAACTCATCGGCCACGGCCAGTGACACGACGTTCGTGGCCCGCACCGGGCGCGCCGCCGTACCCAACTGCATCCGCGCCGGGCCGAGGTGCAGGATGGGGTTCACGATCCCCGTCAGTTTCAACGTCCCCACGAACGAACCGCGCAGCAGGTTCACCAGCCCCGCCGCGAACACGAACGGGCCAGCCGCCGCCGGGACGGGCACCGTCGCCCCCGTGAGATCCACGCTCTGCCACTGGTCGCCGGGCAGCCGGAACTGCACCCACGAGTCCAGGCCCGGGAGCGTCCGGGTTTCGACCCCGGCTGATTGCAGGGCGGCCAGCACGTCCGGCAGGCTGACCAAGTCGTTCATACTCCCATCGTCCACACGGGCACGGCACGCCGCCTCGTATGCGGCGCGTCCGCCGGCCTTCGCGATGCGCTCCAGCACCATCGTCTGGTCGGCGGGCGAGAAGCGGGCGAGTTTGGCGTCGTCAAAGATGCAGTTCACTTCCACCGGTACGGGAACCGCCTGCACCGTCGGCAGCTGCGCGGC from Deinococcus sp. AB2017081 encodes the following:
- a CDS encoding permease prefix domain 1-containing protein; this translates as MSATDRYLHRATRGLWGQQKRDAVTELRGAIEDKIHRHRLCGLSEIEAERAALRDLGSPAAIARELGVVHTGPQVMRVTLLLGVAGLLGMRAAAQLPTVQAVPVPVEVNCIFDDAKLARFSPADQTMVLERIAKAGGRAAYEAACRARVDDGSMNDLVSLPDVLAALQSAGVETRTLPGLDSWVQFRLPGDQWQSVDLTGATVPVPAAAGPFVFAAGLVNLLRGSFVGTLKLTGIVNPILHLGPARMQLGTAARPVRATNVVSLAVADEFEHQLARVSGSGEVPTVHSSADDGPHASRTRLAVPGPDGTLYALVGTEDRQFGLAVRAAQRGTVELPCDCGTVAFGQTGDLKMLLDWNRQGRTGLLVYAVNATDLHDVKLTPVPAAQVTREEP